aaaagcaaaaaaaacaGCGACTAACATGGAAGCACATGGCGGGCAGACGAGTAGATTCCCCGACAAAACACTGTTACAAAATGTGTGTTCTCGTTGATTGGTAGTAACAAGTCCTTGTATTTGCTGCTAGAGTGTATGCACAAAATGCTGATGTCGTAAATGCATGTGCGGCCCATTACCGCCCAAGGCCCATGCGGACATAGAGGGGTAAACTCATGCTCAACTCGGCCTGGTACGGATAAGACCCATTCTTTTAAAATATTAGATTTAAGACAAACTCAAAACAAATTATTTTACAATACCGAAGGAGTACATATACATCCGCAAGTTAATTAACGACGACAGATGGCTCAATAATAATTGCCCGGGCCGGCCAGCAGCCAATCAGCGTCTTCACTATACCTTTCCTCGCAGCATAATCGTTTCAACTGTTTACAATGCGTCCaattttgtttgcttgaggaaTAGAATTTGCATTGTTTATCTATAATTGCTCAATCATGCCAGCAAGGTGCAGATAAACAAAGTGCTCGATCGCCTAACAAAGGACGAAAAGCAcgaagaataaaaataaaaataagacaAATAAGGTATTTTATTTCCCGAGATGGTTGGCATGCATTGAATATAATGGCTATTATATTTTATTAGAATATATAATGGCTGAGCATCATTGAGCTCGATGCATATGCCGGCCATGTGAATACAAATTACTGAATCGTCTCCACCTCTCGCGAATGGTGGCTtggctattataaaaataaaacaaacaaggTATTTTATTTCCCGAGATGGTTGGCATGCATTGAATCGAGGTTCGACAGGGTGATCGTTGGCTGCGTGGCCTCACGTGAATTCACGGCATCTCACGCATCAGGACCAATCAAAATAATATTACTAGAATATATAATGGCTGAGCATCATTGAGCTCGATGCATATGCCGGCATGTTAATACAAATTACTGAATCGTCTCCACCTCTGGCGAATGGTAGCTTGGCTATTATAAAGACAAGCTAATAATTATAAGGCGCGGTGGATCGGAGCGAGCTTCtttctccaccaccaccaccgaacCACCTCTTGCACAATCTCAAACAAGCCCATGGAGGTTGCAACGGGAGCACTGGGCACCCTGATCCCCAAGCTCGGCCAGCTCCTCCTGGATGAGTACAACCTGCAGAAGGGCGTCAAGAAGGACATCAAGTTCCTTTCAAGGGAGCTGGAGAGTATGCATGCAGCCCTCCGCAGTGTTGGCGAGGTTCCACGAGAGGAACTCAAAGAGCAGGTCAAGATCTGGGCGCGCGATGTCAGGGAGCTGTCCTACCACATGGAGGACATCGTCGACACCTTCCTAGTGCGCGTCAAGGGCCCTAAGCCCCCTAGCAAAAGGAGTGCCAAGAGTTtcttgaagaagatgatgggtaTTGTCACAAAGGCTAAAACTCGCCATGAGATCGGGCAAGAGATCAAGGACATCAAGGAGCGTGTCAAGGAGGTGGCCGAGCGACGCGATAGGTAGTGCTGGAACACCTTCAGATATATATGCATTTGAACttattttttctgaattttcctCTTATCATCTATggttcttttctcttctttgacAGGTACAAGGTTGATGCTATTAAACCTGGCAAAATATTGGTTGACCCTCGCATAACAGCTCTATACACTAAGGCTACAGATCTTGTTGGCATTGATGAGGCAAGAGAAGAACTAATCACGAGGTTGACAAAGGGAGATGACATGTCTGCGCAGCAGCAAAGGGTAGTATCTATAGTTGGTTTTGGAGGATTAGGCAAGACAACACTTGCCAAAGCTGTGTATGACCAGCTCAGAGTGCAATTTGATTGCACGGCTTTTGTTTCAGTCTCTCAAAATCCTGACTTGAACAAACTTCTCAAGAATATGTTGTATGAACTTGATAAGCAGAAACATGCCAACATTCATAGCACAATGTTGGAAGAAAAGCATCTCATCGACCTAGCCCGGGAATTCCTCGAAAATAAAAGGTATGGAGCATCTAGTTTGAGCATGTGGTACTATTTTGTTTCGGTATATATACCTATCCATCCATTTTATGTAATCCTCTAATATCTACAAAAACTAGTAAGTTGTCCTACGCAGATTGAGATTTGATATATAGCATTGATGAGGTTAAATTAAGCTCAACAAACTTGATATGTGGTTTCACCGATGCTCTTTGTTGttacatttcttttttttgtgagTATTTGTTATTGTTGAATTTGGTTGCTGCACAATTGTGTCTTGCAAGCCACCTCCCATTGGCACCCCTATATATTAACATCACGGCATCGTGCAAACAAAAATAATTGATAACATGTAGATTTCTTTATttgcctaccccaacttgcttgggaaaaaaggctatgttgttgttgttgttgttgtagattCTTTATTTCACTTGTCAATGGTTGAAGTACCTGCTTGATTAGCTTAGTGAACGTCGTAATTCCTGATTTACTACAACACAAAAGCTTCACCCCCACCCCTATTAAGAAAAGTGCGAGTAAGCCCAGGAAAAGCTTATCTAGAAGAACTTTTAGATACTGATTTTCTAACAGAAACATCTCGTTGTATACTGGTACTGTAGTATAGTTGAAACTTTTCCCATGTCACATTACACATACTCCCTCTATCCGAAAACCAATACATTGTATTATTTCCAGGATAGACTAACAAATATCTGAAATGACTTTGCATGTCCCTATTTATTAGCCATATTTGATGCTGAAATGTGGGACATACCAGTAGTAACAATGACAAAAATGTGGGACAAGTTATTGTGGTGCATATGCATTTTCATAAAAATGAAAAGGAATCCACTTTTCTAAAAGAAATTTCTCATAATTCATTACAAAAGTGGTTACGTGCCACCAAATAAAGGGTTTTAAGCTTTAATTTTAAAAAAGAAATTTCGTACTTCTACACTAGTTTAATTGACATTCTGGAAAAAAACCTACAGGTATTCTTTTTCACTCAACTAGAGGGTTTTTTATTTAGTAGCATGTTTTAAGTGCTCTGCATGTATATTCATACtattttttgcatatatttgaaacttacaTGGTTGCTTTATTTCCATACGTGTATAGGTACCTCATTGTCATCGATGATATATGGGATATAAAACCGTGGGGGATATTACAGTGTTCCCTACTTGAGAATAGCCTGAAAAGCATAATAATCACAACTACTCGCATACTTGATGTTGCTGAGCAAATTGGCGTTGCTATAAGCTCAAACCTCTATCTCATGAGAGCTCTAAAAAGCTATTCCATGGAAGAATATTCGGCTCCGAAGGCAAATGCCCTGGACAATATTTTGAGGTATCTGAAAAGATTTTGAAGAAATGTGGAGGTGTGCCATTGGCTATCATTACTACATCTAGCTTGCTAGCTAACAAATCAGGAGATATAAAAGAGTGGAATGATGTCTGTGGCTCTATTGGGGTTCGGACTTGCAAGCAATCCTAGTATGGATAGTATGAGGAAGATATTGTTGCTTAGTTATTATGATCTACCTTCTCATTTGAAGGCATGCTTATTATATCTTACTATATTTCCTGAAGATTATAAGATTGAGAAAGAACGGTTGATATTGAGGTGGATAGCTGAGGATTTTGTCCATTGTGAAGATGAGAGTCAAAGTTATTTGAGCTTGGAGAGAGTTACTTCAATGAGCTTCTAAATAGAAGCCTGATTCAGGTAGCAGATAAGCATTATTTCAATGATAATATCATTGTATCTTGCCGTGTGCATGATATGGTACTTGAACTCATTTGCTCCTTGTCAAGAGAAGAAAGTTTTGTTACCACGGTATTAGGAGATAGTAGGCAAAGCATGCCTTCTTCTGGAAGCACGGTTCGCAGGTTATCTCTCCAGAATACAACTTGGCCTAAACTGGAAATGTCAAAATTGAGGTCTGTTACTATCTTCAGTCTCACTATAACTAATATGATGCCATCCCTTTCGTGTTGTCATCTTCTACGTGTGTTGGATCTAGAAGATTGCAATCTCAAGGAACATCCAAGTTTGAGGTTTGTTGTGAATTTATTTCACTTAAGGTATCTAAGTCTAGCAGGTACTGGATATTCTGGTGAGCTGCCAGTGGAGGTAGTGAAGCTACAGTTTTTGGAGACATTGCGCTTACGTGGAACAGAAATAGAAGAACTACCGTCAAGTATTGTAGGCCTAACACAGTTGATGTTCCTATCTGTTGGCGACCGTACAAGTCTGCCGAATGGGTTGAGGTACCTAGCATCCCTAGAAAGCCTAGTTGTTGAGAGGCTGGAATCTGCGTGCATTGCGGAAGAGCTAGGCCATCTGACGCAACTGAGAACCCTTGGAGTGAAACTCACAAGAGACAAGGAAGGGGGATGGATGAAAACATGTGTACAGCTTTGGTGGGATCTCTTGGTAAATTGCACAAAATCCAATATCTTTTGGTATGCTCAAATTACGTGGCACTCAATCTGGATGGCTCGGTGGAGTCCCTGGGCAACCTGAGCTATCTATATATTGATACAACCACTTCCTTGCCAACATGGATTCGCCCTGCAATATTATTGCATCTCTCCTTCCTAGAGATAATGGTGGTTCAAGTGAGAAGAGAGGACATCCAAATCCTTGGGAGGCTCCAGGCTCTTCGTTATCTTTATTTAAGAGTGTCTGGCGACACACAAGTGCTGGAAAGGTTCATGGGTAGCCCTGACTCTTTCCCATGTGCAATAAAATGTAGATTCTATAACTTGTCAATGCTTCCATCTACCTTCCCACCTGGAGCTATGCCCAGACTTGAAGATTTTAGATTTTGCATCGAACTGGAGGATTTCTCGCGAGGTGAATTTACTGCTGACGACCTGGCCTTGGGCCACCTACCCTCCCTTCGGAATGTGGAGGTTGGCCTCTGTGGAGAAGAGAATGTCAGCCAAGAGGTGGTAGCCAAAGTGAAAGAGAAGCTAAGGCACGAGGCTGATGGCCACCCCAACCACCCCTCCCTTTATGTTTCAGCTGAAATCTTATACCAATAATAATGTACGTACATGCTCCTGTTTTCTTCTCTGCTACTTGTGTTGTCTGTCCAATAATGAGTATGGTACTATAGAATTGAACCTTATTCTAGTTGCATGGCATTTCAATTGGAATCTTGCCATGgtatttatttatttggcaTGTTTGTGTTACGGTAGTAGCTTCTTCTAGTTGTAAACTAGTTTCATGGTGTCAGTACGTGCGTACTCATTAACAAACTAGAAAATACTGGTTATTCACTACCATGACTGGTAATTATATTGGACAACATTGATTACCTTATATGGCATCGCTAAACTAATGATATAATACTGTTCTGGTTCATGTATACGTACTATGTTCATGTGGTGCGATTTGACTCTGTTTGCAGCTTACAAATCACGGATGTCTTTCTGTCCGTCGTATGTAGAAATTAAATTCCGAGTCATCTCTAAGTGGGCAATCTTAATTACCTGCTGGCTGTTTTAATTGTGTCTTATTAAACTAGAATAACCTTGTGCTAGTACATGTAAACACTGTTCCTGGACCCGGAGCACAACGAACTCttcgcttttttctttttttccttgcaACTATTGACTGGACACAGCCGGCCGGGatctcactactagaaaacaagccttaggtCTACCCCAAAAGCAccagtatggagatgaaccggtacctatgctactataggtaccggttcatctccataccggtaattttggggtggatggaatTTTTGAATGGGCCTTAGGCATCAGTTGATATTattaaccggtacctaaggctctccataggtacccggatggtaatttttatattagcaccgggtggtaccaccaaccggtacctataa
The genomic region above belongs to Panicum virgatum strain AP13 chromosome 8N, P.virgatum_v5, whole genome shotgun sequence and contains:
- the LOC120685438 gene encoding disease resistance protein RGA5-like; translated protein: MEVATGALGTLIPKLGQLLLDEYNLQKGVKKDIKFLSRELESMHAALRSVGEVPREELKEQVKIWARDVRELSYHMEDIVDTFLVRVKGPKPPSKRSAKSFLKKMMGIVTKAKTRHEIGQEIKDIKERVKEVAERRDRYKVDAIKPGKILVDPRITALYTKATDLVGIDEAREELITRLTKGDDMSAQQQRVVSIVGFGGLGKTTLAKAVYDQLRVQFDCTAFVSVSQNPDLNKLLKNMLYELDKQKHANIHSTMLEEKHLIDLAREFLENKRYLIVIDDIWDIKPWGILQCSLLENSLKSIIITTTRILDVAEQIGVAISSNLYLMRALKSYSMEEYSAPKANALDNILRYLKRF